One region of Rhodohalobacter mucosus genomic DNA includes:
- a CDS encoding sugar porter family MFS transporter, which translates to MGKNKYIFVVSMVVALGGFLMGFDASVISGVNRFIEIEFDLSKIELGWAVASLTLTATLSMLVAGPLSDKIGRKRVLSIAAILYTISAIGSALAPSFIVLVIARMIGGLGVGASLIIAPMYIAEMAPPKIRGSLVSINQLNIVLGISVAFFTNYMVLQLGQSDMAWAQALQFDTYNWRWMLGLETIPAVLYFIGLFFVPNSPRWLIMKEEYDYALSILSKINPKETAQEVFSAVKKSFEAEKDLKKRTLTDLFKPALKLVLLVGVVIGILQQITGINAVFFYAPMIFEQTGIGTDASFVQAILVGLTNLVFTVLAILFIDKVGRKPLLIFGVSGIALCMFLLSYEFNNATYTLQPDTVTELPAEINQQQLSAMVGTVYDNDLDYKRALSETLGEDVAQTYESQLITTAADINATLILICILGFVASFAISLGPIMWVLFSEIFPNYIRGLAISFVGVINSAISFGVQLVFPWELANFGSSLTFLIYGVFAAAGLLFIIFVVPETKGKSLEELEIYLAK; encoded by the coding sequence ATGGGAAAAAACAAATATATCTTTGTGGTGTCGATGGTGGTAGCCCTGGGCGGATTCCTGATGGGCTTCGATGCATCCGTTATTTCAGGTGTCAACAGGTTTATCGAGATCGAATTTGACCTGTCCAAAATTGAGCTTGGGTGGGCCGTTGCCTCCCTGACGCTTACGGCTACACTCTCTATGCTGGTAGCAGGTCCCCTAAGTGACAAAATCGGACGGAAACGTGTCTTGAGCATTGCAGCCATTCTTTACACCATTTCGGCAATCGGTTCGGCACTGGCGCCTTCCTTTATCGTACTGGTGATCGCACGCATGATCGGCGGCCTGGGCGTGGGCGCTTCCCTGATTATCGCCCCCATGTATATCGCGGAGATGGCACCCCCGAAGATTCGCGGCAGCCTGGTCTCCATCAACCAGCTTAATATCGTACTGGGCATCTCGGTTGCTTTTTTTACCAACTATATGGTCCTTCAGCTGGGCCAGTCGGATATGGCCTGGGCACAGGCTCTGCAGTTTGATACCTACAACTGGCGCTGGATGCTGGGCCTTGAAACCATACCGGCCGTGCTCTACTTTATCGGTCTCTTCTTTGTGCCCAACAGTCCGCGCTGGCTCATTATGAAAGAGGAGTACGATTATGCTCTCTCCATTCTGAGCAAGATCAACCCGAAAGAGACGGCGCAGGAAGTGTTCTCTGCCGTGAAAAAAAGTTTTGAAGCGGAAAAAGATCTCAAAAAGAGAACGTTAACTGACCTTTTTAAGCCGGCCCTGAAGCTTGTGCTGCTTGTAGGCGTGGTGATTGGGATTCTGCAGCAGATCACCGGCATCAATGCGGTCTTCTTTTATGCACCCATGATTTTTGAACAGACGGGAATCGGTACGGACGCCTCGTTCGTGCAGGCCATCCTGGTGGGTTTGACCAACCTGGTGTTTACCGTACTTGCCATCCTGTTCATCGATAAAGTGGGCCGGAAACCACTGCTCATATTCGGCGTGAGTGGAATTGCGCTCTGCATGTTTTTACTCTCCTATGAATTCAATAACGCCACCTATACCCTGCAGCCGGACACGGTTACCGAGCTGCCCGCCGAGATCAACCAGCAGCAGCTGAGTGCCATGGTCGGTACCGTGTACGACAACGACCTGGACTATAAACGCGCACTCTCCGAGACGCTGGGCGAAGACGTTGCGCAGACATACGAATCCCAGCTCATCACAACCGCTGCCGACATCAACGCAACGCTTATTCTGATCTGTATCCTGGGATTTGTGGCATCGTTTGCCATTTCACTCGGACCCATTATGTGGGTACTCTTTTCAGAGATTTTTCCCAACTATATACGCGGGCTGGCCATTTCGTTCGTTGGGGTAATCAATTCGGCAATCAGCTTCGGCGTACAACTGGTGTTTCCCTGGGAGCTGGCCAATTTCGGCAGTTCGCTCACCTTTTTGATCTATGGCGTGTTTGCTGCTGCAGGACTTCTGTTTATCATCTTTGTGGTTCCGGAAACGAAGGGTAAATCACTGGAGGAGCTCGAAATCTACCTTGCGAAATGA
- a CDS encoding DUF6090 family protein has translation MEQNKVRTYIFYAIGEILLVVIGILIALQVNNWNEERKLANEEQIILNALYEEISSNQQIFKGAITRAENVQKSIYSILSYTGPGTPELTKERSDSLIQTLDAVITAEVNQGILNDLMVTGRIHLIQNDSLKHQLTSWVPLYQDEVLEPETSILHSVQNIIIPFLVEHYSMATEGFNRHSGYETRFSHDYRKIYQLIEFENIVLFKEIDYYVLINSYKTMIAYNEGLLEHIRLERKR, from the coding sequence ATGGAACAGAATAAAGTTCGAACGTACATTTTTTACGCTATCGGCGAAATTTTGCTGGTGGTAATCGGAATTCTTATCGCCCTGCAGGTAAACAACTGGAATGAAGAACGTAAACTGGCAAATGAGGAGCAGATTATATTAAATGCCCTCTATGAAGAGATCAGCAGCAACCAGCAGATTTTCAAGGGTGCAATTACCCGGGCAGAGAATGTCCAAAAGTCGATCTATTCCATTCTGAGTTACACAGGCCCCGGCACTCCGGAGCTTACCAAAGAAAGATCCGACAGCCTGATTCAAACTCTCGACGCTGTGATTACGGCAGAGGTGAATCAGGGGATTCTGAATGATTTGATGGTGACCGGACGCATTCACCTCATACAAAATGATTCGCTCAAACATCAGCTAACGTCCTGGGTACCTCTTTATCAGGATGAAGTGCTGGAGCCGGAAACCAGCATTCTGCACTCCGTGCAAAATATCATCATCCCGTTTTTGGTGGAACATTACTCTATGGCAACCGAAGGATTCAATCGTCACTCAGGTTATGAAACCAGATTCAGTCATGATTACAGGAAGATTTATCAGCTCATTGAATTCGAAAATATTGTCCTGTTCAAGGAGATCGACTATTACGTTCTCATCAATAGCTATAAAACCATGATTGCCTATAACGAAGGTTTGCTTGAGCACATCCGTCTTGAAAGAAAACGCTAG
- a CDS encoding DUF6090 family protein, which yields MEQKKVRTYMLYAVGEILLVVIGILIALQVNNWNEERLRLADEREVLQNVKTDFQDAIQELSYLNSLRKSMNEIIDDFVKDGPFPDERFSESELDSMFAILQYAPTFNNQSGSLDVLLNSGRINLVRDDSLRAMLLNWPGLVQDMVEGEISQVEFQTDSYIPKVLEYLSLNRIYKHFKMTLLGDVPMDRFDRKTRTEPDYSGLFRDPEFENILINREFFLQIALEETETVIQTANRIIARIDQHTGS from the coding sequence ATGGAACAGAAAAAAGTCCGTACCTATATGTTGTATGCAGTGGGTGAAATTTTGCTGGTTGTGATTGGTATCCTGATTGCTCTGCAGGTGAACAACTGGAATGAGGAGCGCCTGCGGCTGGCCGATGAGCGGGAAGTACTCCAGAATGTTAAGACGGACTTTCAGGATGCTATTCAGGAGCTTAGTTATCTGAACAGCCTTCGAAAGTCGATGAATGAGATCATTGACGATTTTGTAAAAGACGGACCTTTTCCTGACGAGAGGTTTTCAGAATCGGAGCTGGACAGTATGTTTGCTATCCTGCAGTATGCGCCAACATTCAACAATCAATCCGGGTCACTGGATGTGCTTCTGAACTCCGGCCGAATCAACCTAGTGCGGGATGATTCGCTTCGCGCCATGCTGCTGAACTGGCCGGGACTGGTGCAGGATATGGTGGAGGGAGAGATAAGCCAGGTAGAGTTTCAAACGGATAGTTACATCCCCAAAGTTTTAGAATACTTGTCTCTCAATCGTATCTATAAACATTTTAAGATGACTTTACTGGGAGATGTGCCGATGGATAGATTTGATCGGAAGACCCGGACGGAACCGGATTATTCCGGTCTGTTTCGGGATCCGGAATTTGAGAACATTTTGATAAATCGTGAATTTTTTCTCCAAATAGCCCTCGAAGAAACCGAAACGGTGATTCAAACGGCCAACCGGATTATTGCACGCATTGATCAGCACACCGGGAGTTAA
- a CDS encoding DUF6090 family protein codes for MEQNNIRTYLLYAIGEIALVMIGILLALQVNNWNEERKARTFENEILSLIDQNLQNDSVQLSRELSKAKQAIELTDRLIEEVDQENYSDSLNYWMGKIISFERFKSQTSAFEVLKARGIETVTNKELQLTLISYYDENIFGVYQSLTDVEKSFNQDWVPVIKEKFSDFKWRDYHQPTDPENFFEDPSTIVLFRIYQDNREAGLDKLEDALVKNAEIRELIKNRLQ; via the coding sequence ATGGAACAGAATAACATTCGTACGTACCTGCTGTATGCAATAGGTGAAATTGCCCTTGTCATGATCGGTATCCTGCTTGCCCTGCAGGTGAATAACTGGAATGAAGAAAGAAAAGCCAGGACATTTGAAAATGAAATCCTCTCCCTGATTGATCAAAATCTGCAGAACGACTCGGTCCAATTGTCTCGTGAACTATCCAAGGCAAAGCAGGCGATAGAATTGACAGACCGTCTGATCGAAGAGGTGGATCAGGAAAACTACAGCGATAGCCTGAATTACTGGATGGGCAAGATCATTTCATTTGAACGGTTCAAATCACAGACCAGCGCTTTTGAGGTGCTAAAGGCGAGGGGGATAGAAACCGTAACCAATAAAGAGCTGCAGCTCACCCTGATATCCTATTACGATGAAAACATCTTTGGTGTATATCAAAGCCTTACGGACGTAGAAAAATCATTTAATCAGGATTGGGTGCCCGTAATAAAAGAGAAATTTTCTGACTTTAAATGGCGTGACTATCACCAGCCCACAGACCCCGAAAATTTCTTTGAAGATCCTTCTACAATCGTGCTTTTCAGAATCTATCAGGATAATCGGGAGGCCGGTTTGGATAAGCTGGAAGATGCTCTTGTGAAAAATGCTGAAATCAGGGAATTGATAAAAAACCGGCTCCAATAA
- a CDS encoding DUF427 domain-containing protein: MWKYTGNERPPFAIEPEEGEESVWDYPRPPITDPDSRTIIVEAGDSVIAKTNRAVRVLETASPPTFYIPPADVNEDLLEKASGSSFCEWKGSATYWNITLDGQNLRKVAWSYHNPSSRFKLIDGYYSFYPGKVRCFVDGERVQPQPGQFYGGWVTSEIVGPMKGESGTGGW; encoded by the coding sequence ATGTGGAAATACACCGGTAACGAGCGCCCGCCATTTGCCATCGAACCTGAGGAAGGTGAGGAATCGGTCTGGGACTATCCGCGGCCCCCGATAACCGATCCGGACTCCCGTACCATTATCGTGGAAGCAGGCGACAGCGTTATCGCAAAAACAAACCGCGCTGTTCGCGTGCTGGAGACGGCCAGTCCGCCAACGTTTTACATACCCCCCGCCGATGTAAACGAGGATCTTCTCGAGAAAGCGTCCGGCAGTTCCTTCTGCGAATGGAAAGGTTCCGCCACATACTGGAACATCACCCTTGATGGACAAAATTTGCGGAAAGTCGCGTGGTCTTATCATAACCCGAGCAGCCGGTTTAAGTTGATTGACGGATACTACTCATTCTATCCCGGGAAAGTACGCTGTTTTGTTGACGGTGAGAGAGTACAGCCTCAACCCGGGCAATTTTACGGGGGGTGGGTCACATCCGAAATTGTCGGCCCCATGAAAGGTGAATCCGGAACCGGTGGGTGGTAA
- the ppgK gene encoding polyphosphate--glucose phosphotransferase: MNILGIDVGGSGIKGAIVDTKKGKLVTDRYRIPTPKPATPEAVIETIEAIIRHFEWKGPVGCGFPAAVKNEIVKTASNIDKSWIGVNASARIEKETGCRTHLLNDVDAAGFAELEFGAGKGRYGTVFMAAFGTGIGTAVFHNQQLVPNTELGHIPMYGGPAEDYAANSVRKKEDLSWKKWGRRVNEYLQLVELLFWPDLIIMGGGVSKKFKKIERHLDLQTEIVPAKSRNHAGIIGAALAVSKGQMF, encoded by the coding sequence ATGAATATTTTAGGAATTGATGTAGGCGGGTCCGGGATAAAGGGAGCGATTGTCGATACAAAAAAAGGAAAGCTGGTTACCGACCGGTACCGTATCCCCACCCCGAAGCCGGCCACCCCGGAGGCCGTTATTGAAACCATTGAAGCCATTATCCGGCATTTTGAGTGGAAGGGCCCCGTTGGCTGCGGTTTCCCGGCTGCGGTGAAAAACGAGATTGTAAAAACGGCCTCCAACATTGACAAATCCTGGATCGGGGTAAACGCCTCTGCCCGGATTGAGAAAGAGACCGGCTGCCGCACCCATCTGCTTAACGACGTTGACGCCGCGGGGTTTGCGGAGCTGGAGTTCGGTGCGGGCAAAGGCCGGTATGGAACCGTCTTTATGGCCGCATTCGGAACGGGCATCGGAACCGCGGTTTTTCACAATCAGCAGCTGGTTCCCAACACGGAGCTGGGACACATCCCGATGTACGGGGGTCCGGCCGAAGATTACGCCGCCAACTCTGTACGTAAAAAGGAAGACCTGAGCTGGAAAAAGTGGGGACGCCGGGTGAACGAGTACCTGCAGCTGGTTGAACTGCTTTTCTGGCCCGACCTCATTATTATGGGCGGCGGCGTAAGCAAAAAATTCAAAAAAATTGAGCGCCATCTGGACCTGCAGACGGAGATTGTGCCCGCCAAAAGCCGAAATCACGCCGGAATCATCGGCGCAGCGCTAGCGGTGTCGAAGGGTCAGATGTTCTGA
- a CDS encoding ATP-grasp domain-containing protein: MTTQDSDIALLTSSAYKVSHAAEGDWYLANILKEDQLLQEALKERGITSVRVDWADPEVDWESFKCVVFRTTWDYFERFREFTLWLNRVEKLTRLCNDISLIRWNMDKHYLKDLENRGIPVVDSLMIEKESTLDLRSLLEESGWTEGVIKPCVSGAARHTYRVNRESAAEIEKFIRPLLSGESFILQPFLPEIMTTGEDTLMVIGGEVTHAVRKVAKEGDFRVQDDHGGTVHEYKPLQEQVQLAVKAMDACNPEPVYGRVDMVRNLEGEWVVMELELIEPELWMRTHPEAAEVFAEALSKFMEGAPQSR; this comes from the coding sequence ATGACTACTCAAGACAGTGATATTGCCTTGCTCACCAGCAGCGCGTACAAAGTTTCTCATGCAGCGGAGGGAGACTGGTATCTGGCGAACATCCTGAAAGAGGATCAGCTGCTTCAAGAGGCCCTGAAGGAGAGGGGCATTACGTCTGTAAGGGTGGATTGGGCCGACCCGGAGGTGGATTGGGAGTCGTTCAAGTGTGTGGTGTTCCGGACGACATGGGACTATTTTGAGCGCTTCAGGGAATTTACACTCTGGCTGAACCGTGTGGAGAAATTGACCCGCCTCTGCAATGATATCTCCCTGATACGATGGAACATGGATAAGCACTACCTGAAGGATCTCGAAAACAGAGGCATACCCGTCGTGGACTCGCTCATGATTGAGAAAGAGAGCACTCTCGACCTGAGAAGCCTCCTGGAGGAGTCGGGCTGGACGGAAGGGGTCATCAAGCCGTGCGTATCCGGTGCAGCCCGGCATACGTACAGGGTGAACCGGGAGAGTGCGGCGGAGATAGAAAAATTTATTCGTCCACTGCTAAGCGGTGAATCCTTTATTCTGCAGCCTTTCCTCCCCGAGATCATGACTACCGGCGAGGATACGCTGATGGTGATCGGGGGAGAGGTGACTCACGCAGTGAGAAAAGTGGCCAAAGAGGGGGATTTCCGGGTTCAGGACGATCACGGAGGTACGGTGCACGAATACAAACCCCTGCAGGAACAGGTGCAATTGGCCGTAAAGGCGATGGATGCCTGCAATCCCGAGCCGGTGTACGGCCGTGTGGATATGGTCCGCAATCTGGAGGGAGAGTGGGTGGTGATGGAGCTGGAGCTGATCGAACCGG
- a CDS encoding DUF6090 family protein, with protein MITLFRRLRQKFIGEGNTGRYILYAIGEILLVVTGILIALQVNNWNEERRERSTELLYLQSFKEDLDQNMAELDRVIEKTSRVAVYNDSLLTFLVSAESASLDQELFLRLLGESAGYTIFQSKEGTIQSIIGSGALEVIRDPFIRMKIAVWEGDLKNIRAWESDSKRSFDEYTGYLKMNLPRHLMLFDESVIDDNVLTKLQSDTFFLNTLMERSFISSSLNDLYKEKREELGMLSELVDREIQSLMD; from the coding sequence ATGATTACACTTTTCAGGCGCCTCAGGCAAAAATTTATTGGTGAGGGGAATACAGGTCGTTACATCTTGTATGCAATAGGAGAGATTCTTTTGGTTGTGACCGGCATACTGATTGCACTTCAGGTAAATAACTGGAATGAAGAGCGCCGTGAGCGAAGCACTGAGTTGCTTTACCTGCAGAGTTTTAAAGAGGATCTTGATCAGAATATGGCCGAGCTGGACCGTGTAATCGAAAAAACTTCCCGGGTAGCTGTGTATAATGATTCTTTATTAACATTTCTTGTCTCTGCAGAATCGGCATCCCTCGACCAGGAGCTTTTTTTGAGGCTGCTCGGTGAAAGTGCGGGATACACCATTTTCCAGAGCAAAGAGGGTACGATTCAAAGTATTATCGGGTCGGGAGCTCTCGAAGTAATCCGGGATCCTTTTATCAGGATGAAAATAGCGGTATGGGAAGGGGATTTAAAAAACATAAGGGCCTGGGAGTCGGACAGTAAACGAAGTTTTGATGAGTATACCGGCTATCTGAAAATGAATCTCCCACGACATCTAATGTTGTTTGACGAGTCTGTAATTGATGATAATGTACTGACTAAACTTCAAAGCGATACCTTTTTTCTGAATACACTGATGGAGCGTAGTTTTATATCATCATCATTGAATGATCTCTATAAGGAAAAGCGAGAGGAATTGGGCATGCTTTCCGAGCTTGTGGACAGGGAGATACAAAGTCTGATGGATTAA
- a CDS encoding SusF/SusE family outer membrane protein: protein MVIGILIALQVNNWNEQSKLDTKFKSTIEKVYNDLLLEEAIIKYRLDYFGEQISMMDTLLSSPDYYRREELPGRLLFVDLPRTPSGLAPQNAEFNMSLLDYSELNVEQSKLANKIFNYGLTASNQFNVDPGILETPIEDLMISYNIPTPPLSPALNDYQSDVYRAHFTNSHFDRAYQLLNSNELKTTLTTQRVMRIGALVGLTNARDENISLRNAIRDYFPDVSFIHQDIGIVGSALPAGWEPANKLSLTADPDDGFIFQGIFSFEDGEIKFVANDTWVANWGATPAGDRSLAANGQNISVGEGTYRVVVNFDTNRYSITPFEDE, encoded by the coding sequence GTGGTGATTGGAATCCTGATTGCGCTCCAGGTGAACAACTGGAATGAGCAGAGTAAACTGGATACCAAGTTTAAATCTACCATCGAGAAGGTTTACAATGATTTACTACTTGAAGAGGCAATCATAAAATACAGGCTGGACTACTTTGGTGAACAGATATCAATGATGGATACCTTATTGAGTTCCCCGGATTATTACAGGAGAGAAGAGTTGCCCGGACGATTACTGTTTGTTGACTTACCAAGGACTCCCTCGGGACTAGCTCCCCAAAATGCAGAGTTCAACATGAGTTTACTTGATTATTCAGAGTTAAATGTTGAACAGTCAAAATTGGCAAATAAGATCTTTAATTATGGATTAACAGCTTCTAACCAGTTTAATGTTGATCCGGGGATTCTGGAAACACCTATCGAGGATTTGATGATCTCATACAACATTCCAACACCGCCTTTATCCCCTGCACTGAATGATTATCAATCAGATGTTTACAGGGCCCATTTTACAAATTCACACTTTGATCGGGCTTACCAACTACTAAACTCAAATGAGTTAAAAACTACATTGACTACACAAAGGGTGATGAGAATAGGAGCACTCGTCGGGTTGACGAATGCAAGGGATGAAAATATTTCATTGAGAAATGCAATTCGCGACTATTTTCCGGATGTGAGCTTTATACACCAGGATATCGGCATTGTTGGAAGTGCATTACCTGCAGGCTGGGAACCGGCAAATAAACTTTCCCTTACAGCTGACCCGGATGATGGATTCATATTTCAAGGAATATTTTCATTTGAGGATGGTGAAATTAAGTTTGTGGCAAATGATACGTGGGTTGCAAACTGGGGTGCTACTCCCGCAGGTGACAGGTCCCTGGCTGCAAACGGACAGAATATCTCTGTAGGAGAGGGTACTTACAGAGTGGTTGTGAATTTTGATACAAACAGGTATTCAATCACTCCATTTGAGGATGAATAG
- a CDS encoding DUF6090 family protein, with amino-acid sequence MEQNKVRTYIFYAIGEILLVVIGILIALQVNNWNVERQNTVNEEFYLEKIEASLRSDSLRLIQTIDLGNTMLAMIDSAEIMMDAPEAYEAVNFRAKLLALAWQNEFRASRSVFDNLNATGEIKLLKDQSFVDDLYIYYNTGTDIGMKEYARREITPYLMRFDEIRYEDFGNLSIPIPELNNYRLEGRPIEDYRNDAYINNALKLKRVQIINQNAAFYRLLDLINGAMKKLNDR; translated from the coding sequence ATGGAACAGAATAAAGTCCGAACGTACATTTTTTACGCCATTGGCGAAATTTTACTGGTGGTAATCGGAATCCTGATCGCCCTTCAGGTGAATAACTGGAATGTTGAACGCCAAAATACGGTCAATGAAGAGTTTTATCTGGAAAAGATAGAAGCCTCACTCCGGTCTGATTCTCTCAGGCTCATTCAGACCATTGATCTTGGAAATACGATGCTGGCTATGATCGACTCGGCAGAGATCATGATGGATGCCCCTGAAGCCTATGAAGCCGTGAATTTTAGAGCTAAGCTGCTTGCATTGGCCTGGCAGAATGAATTCAGAGCATCCCGGTCGGTTTTTGACAATCTCAATGCTACCGGAGAAATTAAATTACTTAAAGATCAATCGTTTGTGGATGATTTATACATCTACTACAATACCGGTACAGACATTGGGATGAAAGAATATGCCCGCAGGGAGATCACTCCGTATCTGATGCGGTTTGATGAGATCAGGTATGAAGACTTCGGAAATTTATCCATCCCCATACCTGAACTAAATAATTACAGACTGGAAGGCAGACCTATAGAGGACTATAGAAATGACGCGTACATTAATAATGCACTAAAGCTCAAAAGGGTGCAGATTATTAATCAGAATGCTGCATTTTACCGTTTGCTTGATCTTATAAACGGTGCCATGAAAAAATTAAACGACAGATAA